Proteins from a single region of Abyssalbus ytuae:
- a CDS encoding cellulose synthase family protein, whose amino-acid sequence MYYFAIIILIIYTLALLLILFYSFAQLNLLFNYLKSERKKKKQPPFDISDPAKVPFVTIQLPVFNEMYVVERLLDNISKIEYPPQKLEIQVLDDSTDESVQITANKITILQKTGLNIQHIRRNNRSGFKAGALKEGLKTARGEFIAIFDADFLPQKDWLLQTLPYFENDKIGVVQTRWGHVNRNYSLLTKMQAFAIDVHFTIEQMGRNHKNHFINFNGTAGIWRKKTIIDAGNWQGDTLTEDLDLSYRAQLKGWKFKYLVDVETPAEIPAVISAARSQQFRWNKGGAENFKKYSWKVLQASNIPLKTKIHGIIHLLNSTLFINVLIVAVLSVPVLYIKNSFPKLSNYFAVTGLFIVSTLIFFFSYWFSYKKIMGGGIKNYLSYVKLFISFLAIAMGFSVHNTVAAVQGHIGKKSEFIRTPKFNIRNIHDSWKSNRYLSKKLSLNIVIEGFLIFYFLFAILSALKLNDFGFIPFYFLIFSGFVFVFYKSISNNV is encoded by the coding sequence ATGTACTATTTCGCAATCATCATATTAATTATTTATACACTGGCATTACTACTTATTCTGTTTTACAGTTTTGCACAACTCAACCTTCTTTTTAATTATTTGAAAAGTGAAAGGAAAAAGAAAAAACAACCCCCGTTTGATATTTCCGATCCTGCAAAAGTTCCCTTTGTAACTATTCAGCTTCCTGTTTTTAATGAAATGTATGTAGTAGAAAGGTTACTGGACAATATTTCAAAAATCGAATATCCCCCACAAAAACTAGAAATACAGGTTTTAGATGATTCTACCGATGAATCTGTACAAATAACAGCTAATAAAATAACCATCCTGCAAAAAACGGGACTGAACATTCAACATATCAGAAGAAATAATCGTTCGGGATTTAAAGCAGGGGCGCTTAAAGAAGGTTTAAAAACAGCCCGGGGAGAGTTTATTGCTATTTTTGATGCCGATTTTCTTCCTCAAAAAGACTGGCTTTTGCAAACACTTCCTTATTTTGAAAACGATAAAATTGGGGTGGTGCAAACACGGTGGGGACATGTAAACAGAAATTATTCTTTACTAACCAAAATGCAGGCCTTTGCAATTGATGTTCATTTTACAATTGAACAGATGGGAAGAAACCATAAAAATCATTTTATAAATTTTAATGGAACAGCCGGCATATGGCGTAAAAAAACAATTATCGATGCTGGCAACTGGCAGGGTGACACGCTTACCGAAGATCTGGATTTGAGTTACAGGGCACAGCTTAAAGGCTGGAAATTTAAATACCTGGTTGATGTTGAAACCCCTGCCGAAATCCCTGCCGTAATAAGTGCGGCCCGCTCCCAGCAATTTAGATGGAACAAAGGAGGAGCCGAAAATTTTAAAAAATATTCATGGAAAGTACTACAAGCATCCAACATTCCCTTAAAAACCAAAATTCACGGGATTATTCATCTGTTAAACAGTACACTTTTCATAAATGTACTCATTGTGGCTGTTTTGAGTGTGCCTGTATTGTATATTAAAAATTCCTTTCCCAAATTAAGCAATTATTTTGCCGTTACAGGTCTTTTTATAGTGAGCACTCTTATTTTCTTTTTCAGTTATTGGTTTTCTTATAAAAAGATAATGGGTGGGGGTATTAAAAATTATTTATCCTACGTAAAACTTTTTATTTCATTTCTTGCTATTGCCATGGGGTTTTCAGTACATAACACTGTGGCTGCAGTCCAGGGACATATTGGAAAAAAAAGTGAATTTATCAGAACCCCTAAGTTTAATATCAGGAACATTCATGATTCGTGGAAAAGCAACAGGTATTTATCAAAAAAATTATCTTTGAATATTGTTATTGAAGGTTTTTTGATTTTTTATTTTCTCTTCGCAATTTTAAGTGCTTTAAAGCTTAATGATTTTGGCTTTATCCCATTTTATTTTTTAATTTTTAGTGGCTTTGTGTTTGTTTTTTACAAATCGATATCAAACAATGTTTAA